One genomic window of Indioceanicola profundi includes the following:
- a CDS encoding DUF808 domain-containing protein — MSTGLIALLDDVVGLAKVAAASLDDAAGQAARAGVKAAGVVVDDAAVTPRYVVGFAASRELPIIARIAMGSLKNKLIFLLPAALLLSLFAPWAITPLLMLGGAFLCYEGAEKVYEAFWPHAEVHGAGGKVAESPADAQALEEEKISSAIKTDFILSAEIMAITLSTVAEESSSFWNQALILALVGTLITLVVYGAVALIVKADDVGIALATNEAPASSILGLRSVGTAQPGGADRGLRPVTKAIGRGLVKGMPVFLKLLSVVGMAAMLWVGGGIIIHGLEGYGVPAIGHAIHHVAEVVAHAVPAIAGVLEWLVTAALSGLFGLVLGALLIPLVHKVLQPAMGMAKH; from the coding sequence TTGAGCACCGGACTTATCGCTCTGCTGGACGACGTGGTCGGTCTGGCGAAGGTCGCCGCGGCATCCCTGGACGATGCGGCCGGGCAGGCGGCAAGGGCGGGGGTCAAGGCGGCCGGCGTGGTGGTCGACGATGCCGCGGTGACGCCGCGCTATGTGGTGGGCTTCGCGGCCAGCCGCGAACTGCCGATCATCGCCCGGATCGCGATGGGCTCGCTCAAGAACAAGCTCATCTTCCTTCTTCCCGCGGCCTTGCTGCTCAGCCTTTTCGCCCCCTGGGCGATCACGCCGCTGCTCATGCTGGGCGGCGCCTTCCTTTGTTATGAGGGCGCGGAGAAGGTTTATGAGGCCTTCTGGCCGCATGCGGAGGTGCACGGCGCCGGCGGCAAAGTGGCGGAATCGCCTGCCGACGCACAGGCGCTGGAGGAAGAGAAGATCAGCAGCGCCATCAAGACCGACTTCATCCTGTCGGCCGAGATCATGGCCATCACCCTGTCCACCGTGGCGGAGGAGTCATCCTCCTTCTGGAATCAGGCGCTGATACTGGCGCTCGTGGGCACTCTCATCACCTTGGTCGTGTATGGCGCCGTGGCCCTGATCGTGAAGGCGGACGATGTCGGCATCGCCCTGGCCACCAACGAGGCGCCGGCCTCCAGCATCCTCGGGCTGCGCAGCGTCGGGACGGCCCAGCCGGGCGGGGCCGACCGGGGACTACGGCCGGTCACCAAGGCCATCGGCCGGGGGCTGGTGAAGGGCATGCCCGTGTTCCTGAAGCTACTCAGTGTGGTCGGCATGGCCGCGATGCTCTGGGTCGGAGGCGGCATCATCATCCATGGCCTGGAAGGCTACGGGGTGCCGGCCATCGGACATGCCATCCACCATGTGGCCGAAGTGGTGGCGCATGCCGTTCCGGCCATTGCCGGCGTCCTGGAATGGCTGGTCACCGCGGCGCTGTCCGGCCTTTTCGGCCTGGTTCTGGGCGCGCTGCTGATCCCGCTGGTCCACAAGGTGCTGCAGCCGGCGATGGGCATGGCCAAGCATTAG